One Synechococcus sp. PCC 7335 DNA window includes the following coding sequences:
- a CDS encoding pentapeptide repeat-containing protein, with protein MSSNPTKPPFLFVLEQLVADWRQVVLPPYWLGDRRDPEYLQRIKEVGGKYLWLRNANLQGVNLSGANLRKADLSSANLSSANLREADLSDATLYCIDLEDASLVSAKLCDAKMQGAILHKTDLSGADLSGANLDRAEPNKAYLRGVNLHGASLFAADLRGADLREADLHGADLFGADLKAANLNNSDLCGAVLELADLNQVSLVGAKVDNTRFGEGEGLSDERKEDLKQRGAIFGWDAFCEENKPKHRFSRVVFNVLY; from the coding sequence ATGTCTAGTAATCCTACCAAACCGCCTTTTCTATTTGTCCTAGAGCAACTTGTGGCGGACTGGCGGCAGGTGGTACTGCCGCCGTATTGGTTAGGCGATCGCCGAGATCCCGAGTATCTACAACGAATCAAAGAGGTAGGCGGGAAATACCTGTGGTTGCGTAACGCTAATTTACAAGGCGTTAATCTGAGCGGCGCTAACTTGCGGAAAGCCGATCTGAGTAGCGCCAACCTCAGTAGTGCTAATTTACGCGAAGCCGACCTAAGTGATGCAACTCTGTACTGTATCGACCTAGAGGACGCTTCTTTAGTCAGTGCCAAGCTGTGTGACGCCAAAATGCAAGGCGCTATCTTACACAAGACCGACCTGAGTGGTGCGGATCTCAGTGGCGCGAACCTCGATAGAGCCGAACCGAACAAGGCTTACTTACGCGGCGTTAACCTGCATGGAGCCAGTCTGTTCGCAGCGGATCTACGCGGAGCTGATTTACGAGAAGCCGATTTGCATGGAGCCGACTTGTTCGGCGCGGATCTCAAAGCAGCCAATCTCAACAATAGCGACTTGTGTGGAGCCGTCCTAGAATTGGCTGATCTAAACCAGGTTTCTCTAGTAGGAGCAAAGGTTGATAATACTCGATTCGGTGAGGGTGAAGGGTTGTCCGATGAGAGAAAGGAAGATCTGAAGCAGAGAGGCGCAATTTTTGGGTGGGATGCGTTTTGCGAAGAGAACAAACCCAAGCATCGATTCTCTAGAGTTGTTTTTAATGTTTTGTACTAA
- the topA gene encoding type I DNA topoisomerase produces MANKLLIVESPGKIKKLSKILGPEWLVKASVGHIRELASDGNDSLGFDIDGQSIRCRFVPRGESGLKVIKGLRAAVRQVKTVVIATDPDREGETIAWHIQEALKLKNPQRVVYSQITPAAVRAAIAQPRQIDLNLVHSGLCRTVLDKLVGYRGSPLLWKLNNGAKSMGRVQSAALHILCAREREIQAFEPQDYWSVFVDYAEGFRAYYQGSTADSDEEETTDDAENPTESSAKESTRVISVTEADRLVEIAQQHPHQVKSIEGKTTRRKPPPAFITSSLQQTAGSRLRFSPEHTMKVAQSLYEAGLITYMRTDSTMLSPEFCSQARQWLENHDADNVPEKVAKHRKTKGAQEAHEAIRPTDIFKSSQTLKKELTANAFKLYVMIWKRAIASRCKPAQVQQTKINIQSGTVCWQAKGQVVSFYGYTRYWNNLKADAELPSVQQGQVLTLERAAHEQKQTQPPPRYSEPKLVQTMERRGIGRPSTYAPTIKTLKQRSYVEAAKSSLSPTQLGLEVDAFLGEALPDLLESAFTAQMEQALDQIAEGQEEWQRYLAGWNQNYFVPALTQAQQIVSKHCSSGSTGTSDHTLEVSKVPCPQCQKPMAKVPSTKVTKKYFLKCQNGCENTVLFYSKYSKQWEPPREKTSDGPRKKAATTEITKHLCPVCQKPMEAYSYKKDGKDKKLLRCSDEKARQQKKHKEAVYFFTSKGVWWSPKYGEMAE; encoded by the coding sequence ATGGCCAACAAACTTCTAATTGTAGAAAGTCCTGGCAAAATTAAAAAGCTCTCTAAGATACTTGGCCCCGAATGGTTGGTCAAAGCAAGTGTCGGCCACATCCGAGAGCTAGCTAGCGACGGCAACGATTCGCTTGGATTTGATATAGACGGCCAGTCAATCCGTTGCCGATTTGTCCCAAGGGGTGAAAGTGGCTTAAAGGTAATTAAAGGACTCAGAGCAGCGGTGCGGCAGGTAAAGACAGTTGTGATCGCCACCGACCCTGATAGAGAAGGAGAGACAATCGCTTGGCATATTCAAGAGGCGCTGAAGCTGAAGAATCCTCAGCGGGTGGTCTATAGTCAAATAACCCCTGCTGCGGTCAGAGCGGCGATCGCGCAACCTAGACAAATTGACCTCAACTTGGTTCACTCTGGCCTCTGCCGTACCGTATTAGACAAGCTAGTTGGCTATCGGGGCTCACCACTGCTATGGAAACTAAACAACGGAGCGAAGAGCATGGGGCGCGTACAGAGTGCAGCACTGCATATCCTCTGTGCGAGAGAACGAGAAATTCAAGCGTTCGAGCCGCAAGACTACTGGAGTGTCTTTGTCGATTACGCCGAAGGCTTTCGAGCCTACTACCAAGGCAGCACAGCTGACAGCGACGAAGAAGAAACAACAGATGATGCCGAAAATCCGACTGAGAGCTCGGCCAAAGAATCCACTAGAGTCATTTCGGTGACGGAGGCCGATCGCTTAGTCGAGATAGCGCAACAGCATCCGCACCAGGTCAAGAGCATCGAAGGCAAGACTACACGCCGGAAGCCACCGCCAGCGTTCATCACTTCTTCGCTACAGCAGACGGCTGGCTCTCGGTTACGCTTCAGCCCCGAACATACAATGAAAGTGGCGCAGTCTCTATATGAGGCCGGCTTGATCACCTACATGCGAACCGATAGCACAATGCTCAGCCCCGAGTTTTGTTCTCAGGCACGACAGTGGTTAGAAAACCACGATGCAGACAATGTTCCTGAAAAGGTGGCTAAGCATCGTAAGACTAAAGGCGCACAGGAAGCGCACGAGGCTATTCGGCCAACTGACATCTTCAAGAGTTCTCAAACGCTCAAGAAAGAACTTACAGCTAATGCTTTTAAGCTGTATGTGATGATCTGGAAACGGGCGATTGCCTCGCGATGCAAACCCGCGCAGGTTCAGCAGACTAAGATCAACATCCAGTCAGGGACCGTCTGTTGGCAAGCAAAGGGACAAGTGGTCAGCTTTTACGGTTACACTCGCTACTGGAACAACCTCAAAGCAGACGCAGAGCTTCCCAGCGTTCAGCAGGGGCAAGTGTTGACACTAGAGCGAGCCGCACACGAACAGAAGCAGACTCAACCGCCACCACGCTATAGCGAACCTAAACTGGTGCAGACGATGGAGCGTCGAGGTATCGGCAGGCCCAGTACCTACGCACCCACTATCAAAACCCTGAAACAGCGATCATATGTAGAAGCTGCCAAAAGCTCTCTCTCGCCCACACAATTAGGCTTAGAAGTGGATGCGTTTTTAGGAGAAGCCCTGCCCGACCTTTTAGAGTCAGCATTCACGGCCCAGATGGAACAAGCACTTGATCAGATTGCAGAAGGGCAAGAAGAATGGCAGCGCTACCTGGCTGGCTGGAACCAGAACTATTTCGTCCCAGCCCTGACCCAGGCACAGCAGATAGTCTCGAAGCATTGTTCTTCTGGCTCAACCGGAACAAGCGATCACACTTTAGAAGTTTCTAAAGTGCCTTGCCCTCAGTGTCAAAAACCAATGGCAAAAGTCCCTAGTACAAAGGTCACCAAAAAGTACTTTCTTAAGTGCCAGAATGGGTGCGAAAACACTGTACTGTTTTATTCCAAGTACAGCAAGCAATGGGAACCACCTCGGGAGAAAACGAGCGATGGTCCACGGAAGAAAGCTGCTACCACCGAGATAACGAAGCACCTCTGTCCGGTCTGTCAAAAACCGATGGAAGCGTACAGCTATAAAAAAGACGGTAAGGACAAAAAGTTGCTACGCTGCTCTGACGAGAAAGCTAGGCAGCAGAAGAAACATAAAGAGGCGGTCTACTTCTTCACTAGCAAAGGCGTTTGGTGGAGTCCAAAGTACGGAGAGATGGCTGAGTGA
- a CDS encoding Y-family DNA polymerase, translating into MPIFALCDCNQFYVSCERVFRPELEHRACGVLSSNDGCFIARSPKLKALEVPMGGPWHKYKKICAQHNVAVFSSNYALYGDMSQRVMACLGTFTPDMEVYSIDEAFLQLDGFAHLDLTDYGRQMQKKVHQWTGIPIGVGIGPTKTLAKVANYVAKKRTTSGVFNLCDRTLQDEVLPTIAVGNIWGIGRRWTLKLNAIGIETAADLRAAEPRTIRQVFNVVAERIVHELRGTACLGLEEIQPKKNIMCSRSFGRMIAEKHLLLEAIADHAARAAGKLRRQGSRCGGLQVFLQTNRFRQHEAQYSNSCTWSFTVPSSDSREIIHAARACMAQLYRPEFEYHKCGVMLFDLAPATTVQGNLFCSTDHEQSDELMALMDSLNAKMGRGTVRFAAQGLEKGKQRKSWGMRQQWRSPRYTTRLKEIVKVRC; encoded by the coding sequence ATGCCGATCTTCGCCCTTTGTGATTGCAACCAATTCTATGTATCGTGCGAGCGGGTATTCCGGCCTGAGCTAGAGCATCGCGCCTGCGGGGTCTTGTCGAGCAATGACGGATGTTTCATTGCTCGATCGCCAAAGTTGAAAGCGTTAGAGGTGCCGATGGGCGGGCCGTGGCATAAATATAAGAAAATCTGCGCTCAGCACAATGTTGCAGTTTTCTCTTCTAACTACGCACTCTACGGTGATATGTCTCAGCGGGTGATGGCATGTTTAGGCACGTTTACGCCGGATATGGAAGTCTATTCAATCGATGAAGCCTTCTTGCAACTGGATGGCTTTGCTCACCTCGACCTCACTGACTACGGACGCCAGATGCAAAAGAAAGTCCACCAGTGGACGGGTATACCTATCGGTGTAGGCATCGGCCCAACTAAGACGCTGGCTAAGGTTGCTAACTATGTAGCTAAGAAACGAACAACGAGCGGTGTTTTTAACTTGTGTGATCGCACCCTCCAAGATGAGGTGCTTCCTACTATTGCAGTTGGGAATATCTGGGGCATCGGTAGACGGTGGACGCTCAAGCTCAATGCGATTGGTATTGAGACTGCGGCTGACTTGCGAGCCGCTGAACCAAGAACAATTCGACAGGTGTTCAACGTGGTCGCAGAGCGGATCGTTCACGAATTGCGCGGAACGGCTTGTCTGGGATTAGAAGAGATTCAGCCGAAGAAGAACATCATGTGTTCGCGCTCGTTCGGGCGGATGATTGCTGAGAAACATCTGTTGTTGGAGGCGATCGCTGACCACGCCGCTAGAGCAGCCGGAAAGCTACGGAGGCAGGGCAGTCGTTGTGGCGGATTGCAGGTATTCTTGCAAACCAACAGATTCCGTCAGCATGAGGCGCAGTACAGCAATAGCTGCACCTGGTCTTTCACAGTGCCTAGCAGCGATAGTAGGGAAATTATTCATGCGGCCAGGGCATGTATGGCGCAGCTGTATCGGCCTGAGTTTGAGTACCACAAGTGCGGCGTTATGCTGTTCGACCTGGCCCCGGCCACCACCGTACAGGGCAATCTGTTTTGCTCTACCGACCACGAGCAGTCCGATGAACTGATGGCGCTGATGGACTCACTTAACGCCAAGATGGGCAGAGGCACCGTTCGCTTTGCGGCTCAAGGACTAGAGAAGGGCAAGCAGCGAAAGTCTTGGGGAATGCGGCAGCAGTGGCGATCGCCTCGGTACACGACACGGCTCAAGGAGATAGTCAAGGTTAGGTGCTGA
- a CDS encoding N-6 DNA methylase produces the protein MYNEQQKEFSQKLRSLSYSRSVGGVFTDWLEIAAITLHQLPYHAGELPKDEAFETLETKYMEWIKPYSKEELITFSELLGLTLYAHQGNYQDFLGEIAEDELLLNKRGGQFFTPYIICQAMTKMSFGDMKEQLKGKGILTVCEPAVGGGAMVIASAEEVASQGIDPRSCLQFDCTDVSRDAFNMAYIQLSALGLQAVVRHGNSLSMEYWEHRATPQLRLFHQWLAPHRKTQKVVQAVRSILAEDVQPTPTPEAEAAPSPTGTLFDLAPFTDSLPAKKKTRKQQDLTLNRQTTLFDL, from the coding sequence ATGTATAACGAACAACAAAAGGAATTCAGTCAGAAGCTGAGAAGCCTGAGCTATAGCCGTTCGGTTGGTGGCGTTTTCACCGACTGGCTAGAGATAGCGGCGATCACGCTGCATCAGTTACCGTACCATGCAGGTGAACTGCCGAAAGACGAGGCGTTCGAGACTTTGGAAACGAAATATATGGAGTGGATAAAGCCCTACAGCAAAGAAGAGCTAATCACCTTCTCTGAACTCTTGGGCCTGACTCTCTATGCTCATCAGGGTAACTATCAAGATTTCCTCGGTGAGATTGCCGAAGATGAGCTGCTATTGAATAAGCGTGGGGGCCAGTTCTTCACGCCTTATATCATTTGTCAGGCGATGACGAAGATGAGCTTTGGCGACATGAAGGAACAATTAAAGGGAAAAGGCATCCTCACTGTTTGTGAACCCGCTGTTGGCGGCGGAGCGATGGTGATCGCTAGTGCAGAAGAAGTTGCTTCGCAAGGCATAGATCCCCGTAGCTGCTTGCAATTTGACTGTACAGATGTTAGCCGCGATGCCTTCAACATGGCCTACATTCAGCTATCTGCATTGGGTCTCCAGGCGGTTGTTCGCCACGGCAACAGCTTGAGTATGGAGTACTGGGAACATCGCGCTACACCACAACTTCGGCTGTTCCATCAATGGCTAGCCCCGCATCGCAAAACGCAGAAGGTAGTGCAGGCGGTGCGGTCCATCCTCGCTGAAGACGTTCAGCCTACGCCAACACCTGAGGCGGAAGCAGCGCCCAGTCCTACCGGAACGCTGTTCGACTTGGCACCGTTCACAGACAGCTTGCCTGCGAAGAAGAAAACACGCAAGCAACAAGATTTGACTCTCAATCGGCAGACTACCTTGTTCGATCTTTAA
- a CDS encoding DUF6876 family protein, with amino-acid sequence MKLSSEAKQLRKELRGFPRTVQRHRWSSRFPDMFCTDGVKYLAEKAKAYWLLEMIASYRSDPAIKALEQTTGSQVWILSVEGNKAKLDCLGDSGWAPTIHQEIPSDFPFGEIMLYCQKNIILLPSEH; translated from the coding sequence ATGAAACTTTCAAGTGAAGCAAAGCAGCTACGAAAAGAGTTAAGAGGGTTTCCTAGAACAGTGCAGAGGCATCGCTGGAGTTCTCGTTTTCCAGATATGTTCTGTACAGATGGCGTCAAGTATCTAGCAGAGAAAGCTAAAGCATACTGGCTGCTAGAGATGATCGCCTCCTATCGGAGCGACCCAGCAATTAAAGCGTTAGAGCAAACCACAGGGTCGCAGGTTTGGATACTCTCAGTGGAGGGAAATAAAGCCAAACTTGACTGTTTGGGGGATTCAGGGTGGGCACCTACAATACACCAGGAGATTCCGAGCGACTTTCCCTTTGGGGAAATAATGCTCTACTGCCAAAAAAACATCATCTTGCTACCGTCTGAGCACTAG
- a CDS encoding helix-turn-helix domain-containing protein, whose translation MRQTFGQHIKTGRVKKGYSQRTLAELVGVDHSYLSKIENDSSEYPPKPIVIRRLARYLKLDAIELTYLSGRIPPADAKIIQALAKQYKKKLPVLLRALKNKKLVEQILDEK comes from the coding sequence ATGAGACAAACATTCGGCCAGCACATCAAAACAGGAAGAGTGAAGAAAGGCTATAGCCAGCGCACTTTAGCAGAGTTGGTTGGCGTTGATCACAGCTACCTATCGAAAATCGAAAATGACAGTTCGGAGTATCCTCCTAAACCTATTGTTATTCGGCGGCTAGCGCGATACCTAAAGCTAGATGCGATTGAGTTAACCTATCTATCTGGGCGAATCCCGCCAGCAGATGCCAAAATCATTCAAGCTCTTGCTAAACAGTACAAGAAGAAGCTGCCTGTGCTGCTTCGGGCTTTGAAGAACAAAAAGCTTGTGGAACAAATTTTGGATGAAAAGTAA
- a CDS encoding phosphoadenosine phosphosulfate reductase family protein, protein MNTFKQTTLFTESDQSSCQDFVPSLLEKGADLAISISGGKDSDAMLRYLAEQQRASSWPGEMFALFCELGRIEWSGVDRHLKQLCFELAIPLVKLYPNRPMIEEWQQRYETILEKQENKPFWSSSSARFCTKHEKTQPADKLLRDYKFIVCAIGLRAEESSARAKKPRYQVRNEITTKRFKTPASCKTAEQKERWAEQAYQDWENSGRKGRFAISWHPIHHWPLEQVWQQNGTSSADVARRVELYQSGKIEQAIAGFPCHWVYASGNTRLSCSLCVLGSANDIHNGAKHNPQTWVELALMEIVGGWGFQQSRWLASLSDEVLKMSVRQRKQLNQILLDRGLLEPWNPTLMLHLLHYCSPFWTEAALRELEQAISQYWETKQLQESELALDL, encoded by the coding sequence ATGAATACTTTCAAGCAGACCACTCTCTTCACAGAGAGTGACCAATCGTCATGTCAAGATTTCGTGCCGTCTCTTCTAGAGAAAGGTGCGGATCTCGCTATCTCCATCAGCGGCGGCAAAGATAGTGATGCAATGCTTCGCTATCTCGCGGAACAGCAGCGAGCATCCTCTTGGCCAGGGGAAATGTTCGCTCTGTTTTGCGAGCTAGGCCGAATCGAATGGTCGGGTGTTGACCGACATCTGAAGCAGCTCTGCTTTGAGCTAGCGATTCCACTCGTGAAACTCTATCCGAACCGACCGATGATCGAAGAGTGGCAGCAGCGCTACGAGACGATTTTGGAAAAGCAGGAAAACAAGCCTTTTTGGTCTTCCTCCAGCGCTCGCTTCTGCACCAAACATGAAAAAACCCAACCCGCCGACAAACTGTTGCGAGACTATAAATTCATCGTCTGTGCAATAGGCTTGCGAGCCGAGGAATCATCAGCGCGGGCGAAAAAGCCTCGCTACCAGGTACGAAACGAAATCACCACTAAGCGGTTCAAAACCCCCGCCAGTTGCAAGACGGCTGAACAGAAGGAACGGTGGGCAGAGCAAGCCTATCAGGACTGGGAGAACTCTGGCCGAAAAGGTCGATTCGCAATCTCCTGGCATCCGATCCATCACTGGCCGCTCGAACAGGTTTGGCAGCAGAACGGCACCTCATCTGCGGATGTCGCTCGTCGGGTCGAACTGTATCAATCAGGCAAAATTGAGCAAGCGATCGCAGGCTTTCCTTGCCATTGGGTTTATGCCTCTGGCAACACACGATTGTCCTGTTCTCTGTGTGTCTTAGGCAGTGCGAATGACATTCATAACGGGGCAAAGCACAATCCTCAAACATGGGTCGAGCTAGCGCTGATGGAGATTGTTGGGGGTTGGGGCTTCCAGCAAAGTCGCTGGCTAGCTTCACTCAGCGATGAAGTTCTGAAAATGTCTGTACGCCAGCGGAAGCAGCTAAACCAAATACTGCTTGATCGCGGTTTGCTCGAACCTTGGAACCCAACACTGATGCTTCATCTCCTGCACTATTGCTCACCGTTCTGGACAGAAGCTGCGCTGAGAGAGCTTGAGCAGGCGATCTCTCAGTACTGGGAAACAAAACAGCTTCAAGAGTCTGAGCTTGCACTTGATCTTTAG
- a CDS encoding PD-(D/E)XK nuclease family protein, giving the protein MAYPLSATKLKSYARCPQAYYFRYECGLKARSAFASAALGTALHAALAQFYTDVSNDY; this is encoded by the coding sequence ATGGCTTATCCCCTTTCCGCCACCAAACTCAAGTCCTACGCTCGTTGCCCGCAGGCATACTACTTCCGCTATGAGTGCGGTTTGAAAGCGCGCAGTGCGTTTGCCTCGGCTGCGTTGGGTACCGCTCTACATGCGGCACTTGCACAGTTCTATACAGATGTGAGTAATGATTACTAA